From a region of the Georgenia yuyongxinii genome:
- a CDS encoding ABC transporter permease, with the protein MRQLWTMTAADLRLRVRDKSVFIFAIVVPLGLMFVLNLTFGSTQNLELEPVTVAAHAEPDDQLGQVLLGVLDQLEVLDVTIEEVPAADVRDRVDSGDAQLGVVVPAGFSDSFTTGAGGAVVDITEGEGSGIEIDILYSVLQGTIDQFAAGAQAAAAGAQLGLAPDQLGQIAEQAASPGTTLTMTQGEASSEQLSVGGALVAGQAGLFLLFTVGFGVLSLVAEREFGTLARLRSMPMRAGTIVAAKGLVSFILGIVATSVLLTVGSLLFDVDFGSPVAVAVLVVCVVVAGTSLMFIVARLAKTAEQANILQSIIAFVLGMAGGAFFPIAATGTVGHVLDLNPVAAFTRGLGITSGGGGLADLGVPVVTMLGFAVVCLAVSRLVPDRGRNL; encoded by the coding sequence ATGCGCCAGCTCTGGACCATGACAGCCGCGGACCTGCGGCTGCGCGTGCGGGACAAGTCGGTCTTCATCTTCGCGATCGTCGTGCCGCTCGGGCTGATGTTCGTCCTCAACCTCACGTTCGGCTCGACCCAGAACCTCGAGCTGGAGCCTGTGACGGTTGCGGCCCATGCCGAGCCCGACGACCAGCTCGGGCAGGTGCTGCTCGGCGTGCTCGACCAGCTGGAGGTCCTCGACGTCACGATCGAGGAGGTCCCGGCCGCGGACGTCCGCGACCGGGTCGACAGTGGTGACGCGCAGCTGGGCGTGGTGGTGCCCGCCGGGTTCTCCGACTCGTTCACCACCGGGGCTGGCGGCGCCGTCGTCGACATCACCGAGGGCGAGGGGTCGGGCATCGAGATCGACATCCTCTACTCAGTCCTCCAGGGCACCATCGACCAGTTCGCCGCCGGCGCCCAGGCCGCCGCGGCCGGCGCCCAGCTCGGCCTGGCACCGGACCAGCTTGGCCAGATCGCCGAGCAGGCCGCTAGCCCCGGCACGACCCTCACGATGACCCAGGGTGAGGCCTCCTCCGAGCAGCTCAGCGTCGGCGGTGCCCTGGTGGCCGGCCAGGCGGGCCTGTTCCTGCTCTTCACCGTGGGGTTCGGCGTGCTGTCGCTGGTTGCCGAGCGCGAGTTCGGCACCCTGGCCCGTCTGCGCTCGATGCCCATGCGCGCGGGCACGATCGTGGCCGCCAAAGGGCTCGTCAGCTTCATTCTCGGGATCGTCGCCACGAGTGTGCTGCTGACCGTCGGCTCCCTGCTCTTCGACGTCGACTTCGGCTCGCCGGTGGCCGTCGCGGTGCTGGTGGTGTGCGTGGTGGTCGCCGGGACGTCGCTGATGTTCATCGTCGCCCGGCTCGCCAAGACGGCGGAGCAGGCGAACATCCTGCAGTCCATCATCGCGTTCGTGCTCGGCATGGCCGGCGGGGCGTTCTTCCCGATCGCCGCCACCGGGACGGTGGGGCACGTGCTGGACCTCAACCCGGTCGCGGCGTTCACCCGCGGGCTGGGGATCACCTCCGGCGGCGGCGGGCTCGCGGACCTCGGTGTGCCGGTGGTGACCATGCTCGGCTTCGCGGTGGTGTGCCTGGCCGTCTCCCGACTCGTACCCGACCGGGGGAGGAACCTGTGA
- a CDS encoding ABC transporter ATP-binding protein, whose translation MTRDERAPRLAGENVLVVEGLVRRYGDLTAVDGVSFMIAPGETFGLLGPNGAGKTTTISMIAGLVPADAGTITVAGEPMGPNAIAVKRHIGLVPQDLAIYPELTARENLMFFGRLQGMRGKELTGRIAKVLELIGLTDRQKDATKEFSGGMKRRLNIGIGLLHQPALLILDEPTVGVDPQSRNAILESVEALSGEGMAVLYTTHYMEEAERLCDRIAIIDSGQIQAEGTQDELIRLTGGVDTIRLTGSGETAAAAHTLRMLPAVERVDADRRTLTLTVHEAPTAVAGIVTGATGAGMALSDVEISRPDLESVFLHLTGKALRD comes from the coding sequence GTGACGCGCGATGAGAGAGCGCCCAGGCTCGCAGGCGAGAACGTGCTCGTCGTCGAGGGGCTGGTCCGCCGGTACGGCGACCTGACGGCCGTCGACGGCGTCTCCTTCATGATCGCCCCGGGTGAGACCTTCGGCCTGCTCGGGCCCAACGGCGCCGGCAAGACGACCACGATCTCCATGATCGCCGGCCTCGTCCCGGCAGACGCCGGCACGATCACGGTAGCGGGCGAGCCGATGGGGCCGAACGCGATCGCCGTCAAGCGGCACATCGGCCTCGTGCCCCAGGACCTGGCGATCTACCCCGAGCTCACCGCCCGGGAGAACCTCATGTTCTTCGGCCGCCTGCAGGGCATGCGCGGCAAGGAGCTGACCGGCCGGATCGCCAAGGTGCTCGAGCTCATCGGTCTGACCGACCGGCAGAAGGACGCGACCAAGGAGTTCTCCGGCGGCATGAAGCGGCGCCTGAACATCGGCATCGGCCTGCTTCACCAGCCCGCGCTGCTCATCCTCGACGAGCCGACGGTCGGGGTGGACCCGCAGTCCCGCAACGCCATCCTCGAGTCCGTCGAGGCGCTGTCGGGGGAGGGCATGGCGGTGCTCTACACCACCCACTACATGGAGGAGGCCGAGCGCCTCTGCGACCGGATCGCCATCATCGACTCCGGCCAGATCCAGGCAGAAGGCACCCAGGACGAGCTCATCCGCCTCACCGGTGGGGTGGACACCATCCGGCTGACCGGCTCGGGGGAGACGGCGGCGGCCGCGCACACGCTACGGATGCTGCCCGCCGTCGAGCGCGTCGACGCGGACCGGCGCACCCTGACCCTCACGGTCCACGAGGCGCCGACGGCGGTGGCAGGCATCGTCACGGGTGCCACCGGGGCGGGGATGGCCCTGAGCGACGTCGAGATCTCACGGCCGGATCTGGAGTCGGTCTTCCTGCACCTGACCGGGAAGGCCCTGCGGGACTGA